In Sphingomonas sp. R1, a single genomic region encodes these proteins:
- a CDS encoding STAS domain-containing protein produces MAFHSELIAEDGIHWLALHGRLDSATSGTLEQTIQPLFDGSGAVALVIDLEHLAYISSAGLRVVLMAAKRAKRSGGRLLLCGLSPAVRELFEISGFLKILEVCPDRAAASGLIAA; encoded by the coding sequence ATGGCTTTTCACTCCGAACTGATCGCCGAGGACGGCATCCACTGGCTGGCGCTGCACGGCCGGCTGGACAGCGCGACATCGGGCACGCTTGAGCAGACCATCCAGCCGCTGTTCGACGGCAGCGGGGCGGTGGCGCTGGTGATCGATCTGGAGCACCTCGCCTATATCTCCAGCGCCGGGCTGCGCGTGGTGCTGATGGCGGCGAAGCGTGCCAAGCGATCGGGCGGGCGGCTGCTGCTGTGCGGCCTCTCCCCGGCGGTGCGCGAGTTGTTCGAGATCAGCGGTTTCTTGAAGATCCTCGAGGTTTGCCCCGATCGCGCCGCGGCGAGCGGCCTGATCGCCGCCTGA
- a CDS encoding SpoIIE family protein phosphatase gives MASAAPSSWHQAYARFFGPTVWISGRLSFPRKYLLIGLLVLVALGTLSAPLLEQLRKDVHSTATERKGLGRIAAQTRLLGELIRWRSALLGGSAGPGMSALDHAVQAQAKVARGDGLVAGADRLEQAWRTAGGAGDTPQVRFAASTGVINAVLALIRDEARVYRLNVDPELDATLDMLSDRLPVVIDTLGKQHDALAIGGTDIASYALGAQVVLTESAPAMRAGIAQLSGSGGALSGQLDRLLAGIARQQDAADRSLGMPSALGELARIARANVASAQGLLQQVQSEVDARLAHRSAKLQRFQWVIGLLIAGALGAIGYLFAGIYISTLRSLKSLSDGTERFCAGEFETRITLETHDELVLVARNFNTMATEFGRLLGVIKRQNETREAELESQVSLRTAELAERNAELRRAALRVAEELDLARNMQQAILPQTFPDEPSWSVSAAMHPARELGGDFYDFFALADGRYGMLVADVSGKGVGAAFFMAVSRTVILDLALSGLAPEEVLARANDLLCERNPMELFVTACYAVFDPADGGLRYANAGHHAPLVRRADGRAEPLPCHRDIALAVLPGMTYGGIDARLAPAECLLLYTDGVTEAFDRHGVAYGDPRLHAWFEATSRDAGAGALVEGLVADVSAFVDGEEASDDLTCLVLCRKSGVRMEDTRPSGAEAPPPVILGDKQELLHHRLASRVGELAGLAEAVEAVLPDRPDLAFTANVCLEELITNTIVHGLGGAPDHVIEVFVNRSSEWLEIIVKDDAPKFDPFAEAPVPDLDLELDDRPIGGLGVHLVKTMMDIAHAYNDGNGNLIILLKTLQASTPSQA, from the coding sequence ATGGCGAGCGCGGCGCCTTCCTCCTGGCACCAGGCCTATGCCCGGTTCTTCGGGCCGACGGTGTGGATTTCCGGGCGGCTGAGCTTCCCGCGCAAATATCTGCTGATCGGGCTGCTGGTGCTGGTGGCGCTGGGCACGCTGAGCGCACCGTTGCTCGAACAGCTACGCAAGGATGTGCACAGCACCGCAACCGAGCGGAAGGGGCTCGGGCGCATCGCCGCCCAGACGCGGCTGCTGGGCGAACTGATCCGCTGGCGCAGCGCGCTGCTCGGGGGCAGTGCGGGGCCAGGGATGTCGGCACTGGACCATGCGGTCCAGGCGCAGGCGAAGGTGGCGCGTGGCGACGGGCTGGTGGCGGGGGCCGACCGGCTGGAGCAGGCGTGGCGTACCGCAGGTGGCGCGGGGGACACCCCGCAGGTACGCTTCGCCGCCTCGACCGGCGTGATCAACGCGGTGCTCGCGCTGATCCGGGACGAGGCACGCGTCTATCGCCTCAATGTCGATCCGGAACTGGACGCGACGCTCGACATGCTGAGCGATCGCCTGCCGGTGGTGATCGACACGCTGGGTAAGCAGCACGACGCGCTGGCGATCGGCGGCACCGACATTGCCTCCTATGCGCTGGGCGCGCAGGTGGTGCTGACCGAGAGCGCGCCGGCGATGCGGGCGGGTATCGCGCAGTTGAGCGGCAGCGGCGGCGCCTTGTCCGGGCAGCTCGATCGTCTGCTCGCCGGCATCGCCCGACAGCAGGATGCGGCGGACCGAAGCCTGGGCATGCCCTCCGCCCTGGGCGAGCTGGCGCGGATCGCCCGCGCCAATGTCGCCTCGGCGCAGGGACTGCTCCAGCAGGTGCAGTCCGAGGTCGACGCGCGTCTGGCGCACCGCTCGGCCAAGCTCCAGCGTTTCCAGTGGGTCATCGGCCTGCTGATCGCGGGCGCGCTGGGGGCGATCGGCTATCTGTTCGCCGGCATCTATATTTCGACGCTGCGATCGCTGAAGAGCCTGTCTGACGGCACCGAACGCTTCTGCGCGGGCGAGTTCGAAACGCGGATCACGCTGGAGACGCATGACGAGCTCGTCCTCGTCGCGCGCAATTTCAATACGATGGCGACCGAGTTCGGCCGGCTGCTCGGCGTGATCAAGCGCCAGAACGAGACGCGCGAGGCCGAGCTGGAGTCGCAGGTGAGCCTGCGCACCGCCGAGCTCGCCGAGCGCAACGCGGAGCTCCGCCGCGCTGCCCTGCGGGTGGCGGAAGAGCTCGACCTCGCCCGCAACATGCAGCAGGCAATCCTGCCGCAGACCTTCCCCGACGAGCCGAGCTGGTCGGTAAGCGCCGCGATGCACCCGGCGCGCGAACTGGGCGGCGACTTCTATGATTTCTTCGCGCTTGCCGACGGCCGCTACGGGATGCTGGTGGCGGACGTATCCGGCAAGGGCGTCGGCGCGGCGTTCTTCATGGCGGTCTCGCGCACCGTGATCCTCGATCTGGCGCTGTCCGGCCTGGCGCCGGAGGAGGTGCTCGCACGCGCCAACGATCTCTTGTGCGAACGCAACCCGATGGAACTGTTCGTCACCGCCTGCTACGCCGTGTTCGATCCTGCCGATGGCGGCCTGCGCTATGCCAATGCCGGGCACCACGCGCCGCTGGTCCGCCGCGCGGACGGTCGCGCCGAGCCGCTCCCCTGCCACCGCGATATTGCCCTCGCTGTGCTGCCGGGCATGACCTATGGCGGCATCGACGCGCGCCTCGCGCCGGCGGAATGCCTGTTGCTCTACACGGACGGCGTGACCGAGGCGTTCGATCGGCACGGTGTTGCCTATGGCGATCCGCGCCTCCACGCCTGGTTCGAGGCGACCTCGCGCGATGCCGGGGCGGGGGCCTTGGTGGAGGGACTGGTCGCCGACGTCTCCGCCTTTGTCGACGGCGAGGAAGCCTCAGACGACTTGACGTGCCTGGTCCTGTGTCGAAAGTCCGGAGTCCGCATGGAAGATACCCGTCCCTCTGGTGCGGAAGCACCGCCGCCGGTGATCCTGGGCGACAAGCAGGAACTGCTCCATCACCGGCTCGCCTCGCGCGTCGGGGAGCTGGCCGGCCTGGCCGAGGCAGTGGAAGCGGTGCTGCCCGATCGCCCGGATCTGGCCTTCACCGCCAATGTCTGTCTCGAAGAGCTGATCACCAACACCATCGTCCACGGCCTGGGCGGCGCGCCGGATCATGTGATCGAGGTGTTCGTCAATCGCTCTTCCGAATGGCTGGAGATCATCGTCAAGGACGATGCGCCGAAGTTCGATCCCTTCGCCGAGGCGCCGGTGCCCGATCTGGACCTGGAGCTGGACGACCGCCCTATCGGGGGGCTCGGGGTTCACCTCGTGAAGACGATGATGGACATCGCCCATGCCTATAACGACGGCAACGGCAACCTGATCATTCTGTTGAAGACGCTGCAGGCGTCGACCCCTTCTCAAGCGTAG
- a CDS encoding ArsR/SmtB family transcription factor, with product MALSDATRRGILERLGRAESSVSALAGAFDMTLTGMKKHIGVLEQAGLVTTDKVGRVRTCRLGGRGLMAEAAWIEGLQQLWEARFDALDEIVEDLKRKEQSDGPEHA from the coding sequence ATGGCTCTCTCGGATGCCACCCGTCGCGGCATCCTTGAGCGGCTCGGGCGCGCGGAAAGTTCGGTGTCGGCGCTGGCGGGTGCCTTCGACATGACCCTTACCGGCATGAAGAAACATATCGGCGTTCTCGAACAGGCGGGCCTGGTCACCACCGATAAGGTGGGCCGGGTGCGCACCTGCCGGCTGGGCGGCCGCGGTCTGATGGCGGAGGCTGCCTGGATCGAGGGTCTGCAGCAGCTTTGGGAAGCGCGGTTCGACGCGCTGGACGAAATCGTAGAGGACCTCAAACGCAAGGAGCAGTCGGATGGGCCTGAGCATGCATGA
- a CDS encoding Na/Pi symporter, whose translation MDFVASLLAGLGLFFIGIRLIGANLKQMAGRKLRRLITRAVSGTGSTAAFGLLAGAIMQSVNAVTFVLVALVSAGAIDKRRAMPVISWANLGTSLLVLVAALSMHDFILLLIGVTGLAFYFNLDQSSRYRYLVSALLGVGLLFLGVDLIKTAAHALRDSEMLREAMAMSARFWPVSFAIGLAVAMVIQSSTTVTVVAMAMAGAALLPFASGAMIVIGAGLGSGLSGLTLAGRLTGSARQLVLYQIALKAVGVAALMLLFLADWIVDGQMIVPLLDRIGLSKSAELAAVYLALQSASTLCMALLEGPICRLIEAQAPPSIEEVLGKPQYLSEAAMGDADTAILVANREQARLLASLPLYLNGLRDDGDAGDLSVQARSEVDRTIARECNMFLAELAERYTSRDVLDQALRLRDRNELITSMQSSLVELAESAGGADYENVRALLHSLVESLHLMLETLADVAVTPDADDLAMLRMLTHDRSELMDSIRRRMQAEALPHDAQQRAFAATTVFERCVWLLRRYVLLLDTGLEEAPAASRSFEEPSRAGPTLARAM comes from the coding sequence ATGGATTTCGTCGCCAGCCTGCTCGCCGGCCTGGGGCTGTTCTTCATCGGCATCCGGCTGATCGGAGCCAATCTCAAACAGATGGCCGGCCGCAAACTGCGCCGTCTGATTACCCGCGCAGTGAGCGGGACGGGCTCCACCGCCGCGTTCGGGTTGCTGGCGGGCGCGATCATGCAGAGCGTCAATGCGGTCACGTTCGTCCTCGTCGCGTTGGTCAGCGCCGGTGCGATCGACAAGCGCCGGGCGATGCCGGTGATCAGCTGGGCCAATCTCGGCACGTCGCTGCTGGTGCTGGTCGCGGCGCTGAGCATGCACGATTTCATCCTGCTGCTGATCGGCGTGACCGGCCTCGCCTTCTACTTCAACCTCGATCAGTCGAGCCGATACCGCTATCTCGTCAGCGCACTGCTGGGCGTAGGGCTGCTGTTCCTGGGCGTCGACCTGATCAAGACGGCCGCGCATGCGCTGCGCGATTCCGAAATGCTGCGTGAGGCGATGGCGATGTCGGCGCGCTTCTGGCCGGTCAGCTTTGCGATCGGCCTCGCAGTGGCGATGGTCATCCAGTCCTCTACGACCGTCACCGTCGTCGCCATGGCGATGGCCGGCGCGGCGCTGCTGCCCTTCGCGAGTGGCGCAATGATCGTGATCGGCGCCGGGCTGGGCTCCGGGCTGTCCGGCCTCACCCTTGCCGGCCGGCTTACCGGCAGCGCGCGCCAGCTGGTGCTGTACCAAATCGCGCTGAAGGCAGTTGGCGTCGCGGCGCTGATGCTGCTGTTCCTCGCCGACTGGATCGTCGACGGGCAGATGATCGTCCCGTTGCTCGACCGCATCGGCCTGTCCAAGTCTGCCGAGCTCGCCGCCGTGTATCTCGCCCTGCAATCGGCCTCGACCCTTTGCATGGCGCTGCTGGAAGGCCCGATCTGTCGCCTGATCGAGGCGCAGGCACCGCCCTCGATCGAGGAAGTGCTGGGCAAGCCGCAATATCTGAGCGAGGCCGCGATGGGCGATGCCGATACCGCGATCCTCGTCGCCAATCGCGAACAGGCGCGGCTGCTCGCCAGTCTGCCGCTGTACCTGAACGGCTTGCGCGACGACGGCGATGCCGGCGACCTGAGCGTGCAGGCGCGTTCCGAGGTAGACCGCACCATCGCCCGCGAATGCAACATGTTCCTGGCCGAGCTGGCCGAGCGTTACACCAGCCGCGACGTGCTGGATCAGGCGCTGCGCCTGCGCGACCGCAACGAGCTGATCACGTCCATGCAGTCCTCGCTGGTCGAGCTGGCGGAGAGCGCCGGCGGGGCGGACTATGAGAATGTCCGCGCGCTGCTCCACAGCCTTGTCGAGAGCCTGCATCTGATGCTGGAGACGCTGGCCGACGTCGCCGTAACGCCCGACGCCGACGATCTCGCGATGCTCCGCATGCTGACGCACGACCGCTCGGAACTCATGGACTCGATCCGCCGCCGGATGCAGGCGGAGGCGCTGCCGCACGATGCGCAGCAACGCGCCTTTGCCGCGACGACCGTGTTCGAGCGCTGCGTGTGGCTGCTTCGCCGCTACGTGCTGCTGCTGGATACAGGGCTCGAAGAGGCGCCTGCCGCATCCCGCAGCTTCGAGGAGCCCAGCCGCGCCGGTCCGACGCTGGCACGGGCGATGTAG
- the glpK gene encoding glycerol kinase GlpK: protein MDRTHILAIDQGTTSTRSVIFDSAGRRVSTAQTEFEQHYPGQGWVEHDPETIWADALATARDALLKSGVSAGGIAAIGITNQRETTLVWDRATGETIHRAIVWQDRRTADRCAELKTEGVEAEVRSRTGLLVDPYFSATKIGWILDHVPGARARAERGELAFGTIDSFLLWRLTKGAVHATDVTNASRTSLWNIHKGEWDAELCRLFGIPMALLPAVHDNAHVYGLADPEWFGVPIPIAGMAGDQQAALFGQCCFAPGTAKSTYGTGCFLLLNTGDTAVTSEHRMLTTPAYRLNGRTAYALEGSIFVAGAAIKWLRDGIGVITHARQTNDMATRVSDSHGVYMVPAFVGLGAPHWDPEARGAIFGLTLSATQAHLARAALEAVAYQTFDLVRAMVQDGGTRPAILRVDGGMAANDWLCRFLADILDVAVERPDDLETTARGAAFHAGLAVGLWSGLDALSAIWSRQACFEPAMNADHRTTLLAGWHDALRRTLG, encoded by the coding sequence GTGGACCGGACTCACATTCTGGCGATCGATCAGGGGACGACCTCGACGCGCAGCGTGATCTTTGATTCGGCCGGCCGTCGCGTTTCCACCGCACAGACCGAGTTCGAGCAGCATTATCCCGGCCAGGGCTGGGTGGAACACGATCCCGAAACCATCTGGGCGGACGCGCTCGCCACCGCGCGGGATGCGTTGCTGAAGAGCGGCGTCAGCGCCGGCGGGATCGCCGCGATCGGCATCACCAACCAGCGCGAGACGACGCTCGTCTGGGACCGCGCGACCGGCGAGACGATCCACCGTGCGATCGTGTGGCAGGACCGTCGGACCGCCGACCGATGCGCGGAGTTGAAGACCGAAGGCGTCGAGGCCGAGGTGCGGTCGCGCACGGGCCTGCTGGTCGATCCCTATTTCTCTGCAACCAAGATCGGCTGGATCCTCGACCATGTACCCGGCGCGCGGGCACGGGCCGAGCGCGGCGAACTGGCCTTCGGCACGATCGACAGCTTCCTGCTCTGGCGGCTGACCAAGGGCGCGGTGCACGCCACCGATGTGACCAATGCCTCGCGCACGAGCCTGTGGAACATCCACAAGGGCGAATGGGATGCCGAATTGTGCCGCCTGTTCGGCATCCCGATGGCATTGCTGCCGGCGGTACATGACAACGCCCATGTCTATGGCCTGGCCGACCCCGAATGGTTCGGCGTGCCGATCCCGATCGCAGGTATGGCGGGCGACCAGCAGGCGGCACTGTTCGGACAATGCTGCTTCGCCCCTGGTACCGCCAAGTCGACCTATGGCACCGGCTGCTTCCTGCTGCTCAACACCGGCGACACGGCGGTGACGTCCGAGCACCGGATGCTCACCACCCCCGCCTACCGCCTGAACGGCCGCACCGCCTATGCGCTGGAAGGTTCGATCTTCGTTGCGGGTGCCGCGATCAAGTGGCTGCGCGACGGCATCGGCGTGATCACCCATGCCCGCCAGACCAACGACATGGCGACGCGCGTATCGGACAGCCACGGTGTCTACATGGTGCCGGCGTTCGTCGGCCTCGGCGCACCGCACTGGGATCCCGAGGCGCGTGGCGCGATCTTCGGGCTGACGCTCAGCGCCACCCAGGCGCATCTCGCCCGCGCCGCGCTGGAGGCGGTGGCCTATCAGACCTTCGATCTGGTCCGCGCGATGGTGCAGGATGGCGGCACCCGCCCCGCGATCCTGCGGGTCGATGGTGGCATGGCAGCCAATGACTGGCTGTGCCGATTCCTGGCCGACATCCTCGACGTCGCTGTCGAGCGACCGGACGATCTGGAGACCACCGCCCGCGGTGCCGCGTTCCATGCCGGCCTCGCGGTAGGGCTGTGGTCCGGGCTGGACGCGCTGTCGGCGATCTGGTCGCGGCAGGCCTGCTTCGAACCGGCGATGAACGCGGACCACCGCACGACACTGCTCGCCGGTTGGCATGACGCACTCCGGCGCACGCTGGGGTAA
- a CDS encoding carbohydrate porin, whose translation MSMGLATPVLAQQVDVGAPPPPADEIDKPKPDATQQDASAGPRADTQRRARSHALHPRDPSPSSLAGDTQSAPPPGLIGDWQDIRTRMGERGIGLSARYASETAYNVTGGERNLVAETGQFDVGALLDLDKLVGWGGAALQTTVTWRRGIDLTTTAGLGALQQVQEVYGRGQTVRLTQFWLQQKLGDKVELKLGRTNPGEDFAVFSCHFQNLSFCGAQPGNLAGDYWYNWPVSQWGANVHVDVAPGVYVQGGAYEVNPRNLESTFFIGHLTGATGVLLPAEIGWTRGGDKGRVGSYKLGGWISTADGDDLLLDVNRQPRAVTGLAPLQHSSRYGVFASVQQQLTGTSKDGRALTGFSMFANVTFADRATTLTDNQVSLGLFYKGLAPSLPGDVIGLAVARTNVNGRMETADRLAGKPARDAEYAAELYYSVSPTEWLVLQPNVQWIHQPGGVKHAKDVGVLGLKFAVTL comes from the coding sequence ATGAGCATGGGTCTGGCTACGCCGGTACTGGCACAGCAGGTGGATGTCGGCGCGCCGCCGCCGCCGGCCGATGAGATCGACAAGCCAAAGCCCGATGCCACGCAGCAGGATGCGAGCGCCGGTCCCCGGGCCGATACCCAGCGTCGCGCACGCAGCCATGCGCTCCATCCGCGCGATCCGTCACCGTCGTCGCTGGCCGGGGACACGCAGAGTGCGCCGCCGCCGGGGCTGATCGGCGACTGGCAGGATATCCGCACCCGCATGGGCGAGCGCGGCATCGGGCTGTCGGCGCGCTATGCTTCCGAAACGGCGTACAACGTCACCGGGGGCGAGCGAAATCTTGTTGCCGAGACCGGCCAGTTCGACGTCGGCGCCCTGCTCGATCTCGACAAGCTCGTCGGCTGGGGCGGGGCAGCACTGCAAACGACGGTCACGTGGCGCCGCGGCATCGACTTGACCACCACCGCTGGCCTCGGCGCGCTGCAGCAGGTGCAGGAAGTCTATGGTCGTGGCCAGACCGTCCGCTTGACCCAGTTCTGGCTCCAGCAGAAGCTGGGCGACAAGGTGGAACTGAAGCTCGGCCGCACCAATCCCGGCGAGGATTTCGCGGTCTTCTCCTGCCACTTCCAGAACCTGAGCTTCTGCGGTGCACAGCCGGGCAATCTGGCGGGCGATTACTGGTATAACTGGCCGGTGAGCCAATGGGGCGCCAACGTCCATGTCGATGTGGCACCGGGCGTGTACGTGCAGGGCGGGGCCTATGAGGTGAATCCGCGCAATCTGGAGAGCACCTTCTTCATCGGCCATCTCACGGGCGCGACCGGCGTGCTGCTGCCTGCCGAAATCGGCTGGACGCGCGGCGGGGACAAGGGGCGGGTCGGCTCGTACAAGCTGGGAGGCTGGATCTCCACGGCAGATGGCGACGATCTCCTTCTGGACGTCAACCGCCAGCCGCGCGCGGTGACCGGCCTGGCACCGCTCCAGCATTCGAGCCGCTACGGCGTGTTCGCCAGCGTCCAGCAGCAATTGACCGGCACCTCGAAGGACGGCCGCGCGCTTACCGGCTTCAGCATGTTCGCCAATGTCACCTTTGCCGACCGCGCGACGACGTTGACGGACAATCAGGTATCGCTGGGGCTCTTCTACAAGGGGCTGGCGCCGAGCCTGCCGGGCGACGTGATCGGGCTGGCGGTGGCGCGCACCAACGTGAACGGCCGCATGGAGACCGCCGATCGCCTCGCCGGCAAGCCGGCCCGCGATGCCGAATATGCGGCAGAGCTATACTATAGCGTCTCGCCGACCGAATGGTTGGTGCTTCAGCCGAACGTGCAGTGGATTCACCAGCCTGGCGGAGTGAAGCACGCCAAGGATGTCGGCGTGCTCGGGCTGAAGTTCGCAGTGACGCTCTGA
- a CDS encoding SRPBCC domain-containing protein, with translation MGLSMHDSATSRTKVERTSDVDLVVQRSFDAPARLVFQAWSNPELFRRWWVPKSVPIALRTCEMDVRTGGTYRLEFGADEGQVHAFFGRYLEVIPDAKIVWTNEEGADGAVTNVTFEEAAGKTLVTYHDRHASKESLDEAFVGMEGGIAEQFEQLADVLAG, from the coding sequence ATGGGCCTGAGCATGCATGATTCCGCAACGTCGCGGACCAAGGTGGAACGCACCTCCGATGTGGATCTCGTCGTCCAGCGCAGCTTCGACGCCCCTGCCCGGCTCGTCTTCCAGGCCTGGAGCAACCCTGAGCTGTTCCGTCGGTGGTGGGTTCCCAAGTCGGTCCCCATCGCGCTGCGCACGTGCGAGATGGATGTGCGGACCGGCGGCACCTACCGGCTCGAATTCGGCGCGGACGAAGGGCAGGTTCACGCCTTTTTTGGCCGCTACCTGGAAGTGATTCCCGACGCCAAGATCGTCTGGACCAACGAGGAGGGCGCGGACGGCGCCGTTACCAACGTCACCTTCGAGGAAGCGGCGGGGAAGACGCTGGTAACCTATCACGATCGCCACGCGTCCAAGGAGTCGCTGGACGAGGCCTTCGTCGGCATGGAAGGCGGGATCGCCGAGCAGTTCGAGCAGCTGGCGGACGTGCTCGCGGGGTGA
- a CDS encoding helix-turn-helix domain-containing protein encodes MQNQQAGQMRDAPSSVPYFNVSDAPPELRFDAYAESVDPIFDTRRTEVAGDFSVGLDGFNAGPVLIGRSRMWGASFHYDRDVRKVAQTGVEAVLVQIVTKGCDVRLHDGEAQVTRPGDICIADMTRPFATRTEGCDNISMVVHHAALGLDEPRLDGLHGLILGRDTLGAQLMADHARMLVERLPSARPDDALAVARATGLMLGGLIAPMVEEGPQRASVAVAALFRIKRFIRANLAQPDLGPDSVAKAMGMSRASLYRAFAPLGSVGDFIRRQRLERVLSDLGDPACRGRSIAEIAYGWGFADWSTFSRAFRSAFGITPSEARVGGAVLPGPRSVAGGEVLLPQWIRTMDAVRLPG; translated from the coding sequence ATGCAGAACCAGCAGGCCGGGCAGATGCGCGACGCGCCGTCGAGCGTGCCCTATTTCAACGTTTCCGATGCACCGCCCGAATTGCGCTTCGACGCCTATGCCGAGTCCGTCGATCCGATCTTCGATACGCGGCGGACGGAGGTGGCGGGCGATTTCAGCGTCGGGCTCGACGGGTTCAACGCCGGACCCGTGCTGATCGGCCGCTCGCGCATGTGGGGGGCGTCGTTCCACTATGATCGCGATGTCCGCAAGGTCGCCCAGACGGGGGTCGAGGCGGTGCTGGTGCAGATCGTCACCAAGGGCTGCGATGTGCGGCTGCACGACGGCGAGGCGCAGGTCACCCGGCCGGGTGACATCTGCATCGCCGACATGACGCGTCCGTTCGCGACCCGTACCGAGGGCTGCGACAATATCAGCATGGTCGTGCATCACGCGGCGCTGGGACTGGACGAGCCGCGGCTGGATGGGCTGCACGGACTGATCCTGGGACGCGATACGCTGGGCGCACAGCTGATGGCCGACCATGCCCGAATGCTGGTCGAGCGCCTGCCCAGCGCAAGGCCGGACGATGCGCTGGCGGTCGCGCGCGCTACCGGCCTGATGCTCGGCGGCCTGATCGCACCGATGGTGGAGGAGGGGCCGCAGCGTGCGTCGGTCGCGGTGGCGGCGCTGTTCCGCATCAAGCGCTTCATCCGTGCCAATCTCGCCCAACCCGATCTCGGCCCCGACAGCGTGGCCAAGGCGATGGGCATGTCTCGTGCCTCGCTTTACCGGGCCTTCGCGCCGCTCGGGAGCGTCGGTGACTTCATCCGTCGGCAGCGGCTGGAGCGTGTGCTGAGCGATTTGGGGGACCCCGCCTGCCGTGGACGGTCGATCGCAGAAATCGCCTATGGCTGGGGCTTCGCCGACTGGTCGACCTTCTCGCGCGCGTTCAGGTCGGCGTTCGGGATCACCCCCAGCGAGGCCCGGGTGGGCGGCGCCGTGCTTCCGGGACCCCGCAGCGTCGCGGGTGGCGAGGTGCTGTTGCCGCAGTGGATCCGCACGATGGATGCGGTGCGCCTGCCGGGCTGA
- a CDS encoding substrate-binding domain-containing protein — protein sequence MNLILPIMVAFAVQSGAGRSGDELVVIANRSAPVERLDSQKATQIFLKQIQTWSDGKPITPVDVAEGSPLRAEFYAKVTGRSVGQIRAYWARQEFTGMGFRPRQAASAADVARMVQATPGAIGYVSRKAATPAVKVVLDVSH from the coding sequence ATGAACCTCATCCTTCCCATCATGGTCGCATTCGCGGTCCAGTCGGGCGCGGGGCGTAGCGGCGACGAGCTGGTGGTGATTGCCAACCGCTCGGCACCCGTGGAGCGGCTCGACAGCCAGAAGGCGACGCAAATCTTCCTCAAGCAGATCCAGACCTGGTCGGACGGCAAGCCGATTACCCCGGTCGACGTGGCGGAAGGCTCGCCGCTGCGCGCCGAATTCTATGCCAAGGTCACCGGCCGCAGCGTCGGCCAGATCCGGGCCTATTGGGCGCGGCAGGAATTCACCGGCATGGGCTTCCGCCCGCGCCAGGCCGCGAGCGCGGCGGATGTCGCGCGGATGGTGCAGGCGACCCCCGGTGCGATCGGCTATGTCAGTCGCAAGGCCGCAACGCCGGCGGTGAAGGTCGTGCTGGACGTGAGCCACTAA